One segment of Pontibacter akesuensis DNA contains the following:
- a CDS encoding UvrD-helicase domain-containing protein, whose product MIERLNDQVAYNPVREHISIGFQLVQDKEQRIETIVEDLLNQEFDPVLSRVLVFVRTRKLAEEATEELIDFLSKKEVAWADKVGLFHAGMDSSDREINYEDFEAGRKVILVATKAFGMGMDIKNIHYIYHLSPSSTFEDFLQEVGRAGRDKAELQKAGFSEEKPIRAKCVMTKSDFRSLQDLNHKGSVSWNNIKLVQRTLFEYIGKFRKVNPDPENPFPLPFDLLNSYPQFEDEFDRDTLFRLSLYWLERLNRVRLGLFTPAFLPIKILKQSTIAPNVLDVEERSSLQNFISFIKSYQSAKFPEGESVAIPMEEIRRITGKKRNSELFKFLFRAQKAGAISIERTVTLEPTKTRASELEKWTSYNGAPTLEAVFNLAEKILTSVRPCEQMSFSGDYLDQISRHTIDEYFSKRRIFWKEYKKNGEEIPVEEIAKNLRNDFIAKRAKFAFKIISMLPGMRHRSIIEAKEDRKKPEVVQLVYNGNSEKNACLPELIEFKSKLQALISHVGPMFFRENVKVFNYADLVLKLGLEGDDHEYLRDLIFISKGLGYLKGEGSFIPMGIELFIDDTSDIDERDRASKDYQVFQEFEEGVQMKELRLLSLECLSTLNKDQQDAFIKKYFSCSSSSDLVSLLEEHFGEDHENLKAFRKEALFKAEEKLNNEQRAVYDAPIDSNLQVIAGPGSGKTHTLTLRVAKLIQKEQISPEQILVLAYNRAVVVELKDRLNRLFKDLGYAKLISRLKVFNFHQFCLHCLDNNLDRSNFDSWVPAFIKELEQNPGRISQKLGQIKYVFVDEFQDITNERLKLLEKIANPGKTKICVIGDPNQSIYGYDRVKEGGAMSPRPYYDKFKQSYQPKELSLSTNYRSYPNILTAAKELISKNTSEFGIPELVANRIPEIDRDYCEIFNFRETKVSWRDKLLELLNEEYEQGKQYRQIAVMYRSNEEVFKSFNDLQNMGLQGVRVRIQGASTSPFRSREFFHFVQSLELKSKEILPSSFIHDFEQEKSKVIRSNSNWDSYLINLFHCLLKEFQVEKSDESTYQDLTDFIEDVSGKDDGHFSKIFDKHINDIDAAQSVREVVITTMHKVKGVEFDAVIIPPSFSDFASREDTNSGRFKELVEEERRLLYVAYTRARYRLVVIKFDRELAIDDSRSFVFSADVRQRLGVVVPQQIDKLFISWGAKEFNNSTFKLINDKVSVGDPVELIKDNFGGWEVRWRNIQIGKLKSNQLSHTIQHNTLKGFNISSIVYYTHAESMDYDERHGTSYTKNSWGPSAVARGYIYLVDFSGYGQA is encoded by the coding sequence ATGATTGAAAGATTAAACGATCAGGTTGCTTATAATCCTGTGAGAGAGCACATCAGCATCGGCTTTCAGCTTGTACAGGACAAAGAACAAAGGATAGAGACTATTGTAGAAGATCTCTTAAATCAAGAGTTTGATCCAGTCCTTAGCCGTGTTCTTGTTTTTGTTAGAACCAGAAAGTTAGCAGAAGAAGCGACAGAAGAATTAATTGACTTTCTAAGTAAGAAAGAAGTCGCTTGGGCTGATAAGGTAGGCCTTTTTCATGCTGGGATGGATAGCTCAGACAGGGAAATAAATTACGAAGATTTTGAAGCCGGCAGAAAAGTTATTCTTGTGGCTACAAAAGCTTTTGGCATGGGTATGGATATTAAAAATATCCATTACATTTATCATCTAAGTCCTTCCTCTACGTTTGAGGACTTCCTACAAGAAGTTGGTAGAGCTGGTAGAGATAAGGCAGAGCTTCAAAAGGCTGGTTTCTCCGAAGAGAAGCCGATTAGAGCGAAGTGCGTTATGACTAAAAGTGATTTTCGGTCATTGCAAGACTTAAACCATAAAGGATCAGTTAGTTGGAATAATATAAAGCTAGTTCAGAGAACTCTCTTTGAGTACATTGGCAAGTTTCGAAAAGTAAATCCCGATCCTGAAAATCCTTTCCCATTGCCGTTTGACCTTCTCAACTCATACCCTCAGTTTGAGGATGAGTTTGACAGGGATACACTTTTCCGCCTTTCTCTTTACTGGCTTGAGAGGCTTAACAGAGTAAGGTTGGGCTTGTTTACCCCAGCATTTCTACCAATTAAAATTTTAAAGCAAAGTACTATTGCTCCTAATGTCCTTGATGTTGAAGAAAGAAGTTCGCTTCAGAATTTTATCTCATTTATAAAGTCCTATCAATCGGCAAAGTTTCCTGAAGGTGAGTCTGTGGCGATACCTATGGAGGAGATTCGTCGCATTACAGGTAAAAAGAGAAATTCAGAGCTCTTTAAATTTCTCTTTCGAGCACAGAAAGCAGGAGCTATCTCAATCGAAAGAACTGTAACTCTAGAACCTACAAAGACGAGAGCAAGTGAGCTAGAGAAGTGGACAAGCTATAATGGAGCTCCTACCCTTGAGGCAGTATTTAATTTGGCAGAGAAGATCTTAACAAGTGTAAGGCCCTGTGAGCAAATGAGCTTTTCAGGAGATTATTTAGATCAAATAAGTAGACATACTATAGACGAGTATTTCTCAAAACGAAGAATATTCTGGAAGGAATATAAAAAGAATGGCGAAGAAATACCTGTTGAAGAAATAGCCAAAAACCTTCGGAACGATTTTATTGCAAAAAGAGCAAAATTTGCTTTCAAGATCATAAGTATGCTTCCTGGAATGCGTCATCGATCTATTATTGAGGCAAAAGAAGACCGGAAGAAACCTGAAGTGGTCCAGCTAGTCTATAACGGTAACTCTGAAAAGAACGCCTGCTTACCTGAATTGATAGAATTCAAAAGTAAGCTTCAAGCTCTGATATCTCATGTTGGCCCTATGTTTTTCAGGGAGAATGTTAAGGTATTTAATTATGCTGATTTAGTTCTTAAACTTGGATTAGAGGGTGATGACCATGAGTATCTCCGTGACTTAATATTTATTTCCAAAGGTCTTGGATACCTAAAAGGGGAGGGTTCTTTTATCCCTATGGGTATAGAACTCTTTATAGATGACACTTCTGATATTGACGAGAGAGACAGAGCTTCTAAAGACTATCAAGTCTTTCAAGAGTTCGAAGAAGGGGTTCAAATGAAAGAATTAAGACTCCTTTCTCTAGAATGCCTTTCTACCTTAAATAAAGATCAGCAAGATGCTTTTATAAAGAAGTATTTCTCTTGCTCAAGTTCATCTGATCTTGTGAGCTTATTAGAAGAGCACTTTGGTGAAGACCATGAAAATTTAAAGGCTTTCAGAAAAGAAGCCTTGTTCAAAGCTGAAGAGAAGCTCAACAACGAACAAAGAGCAGTTTATGATGCTCCAATAGATAGTAACTTACAAGTAATAGCTGGACCAGGAAGTGGTAAAACACACACACTTACACTTAGAGTAGCCAAACTTATACAGAAGGAACAGATAAGTCCTGAACAAATCCTTGTTCTAGCTTATAACAGAGCTGTTGTAGTAGAGTTAAAAGATCGCTTGAATAGGCTGTTTAAGGACCTCGGTTACGCAAAGCTGATAAGTAGACTTAAGGTATTTAATTTTCATCAATTCTGTTTGCATTGTTTAGATAATAACCTTGATAGAAGCAATTTCGATTCTTGGGTGCCTGCTTTTATAAAAGAGTTAGAGCAGAATCCAGGAAGGATAAGTCAGAAATTGGGGCAAATCAAATACGTCTTTGTGGATGAATTTCAAGACATAACAAACGAAAGACTTAAGTTGCTTGAAAAGATTGCCAATCCAGGGAAAACAAAAATATGTGTGATTGGTGACCCAAATCAGAGTATTTATGGCTATGACAGGGTTAAAGAGGGTGGTGCAATGAGTCCGCGGCCATACTATGATAAGTTCAAACAATCCTATCAGCCAAAAGAGCTTAGTCTAAGTACCAATTATCGCTCTTACCCAAATATTCTGACAGCAGCCAAAGAACTGATTAGCAAAAACACAAGTGAGTTTGGCATACCGGAGCTTGTAGCTAATAGAATTCCTGAGATTGATCGTGATTATTGCGAAATCTTCAACTTTAGAGAAACTAAAGTAAGCTGGAGAGATAAGTTACTAGAGTTGCTGAACGAGGAGTATGAGCAAGGCAAGCAGTACAGGCAAATCGCAGTAATGTATCGTTCAAATGAAGAGGTATTTAAATCCTTCAATGATTTGCAGAATATGGGGCTGCAAGGAGTTAGAGTTCGTATACAGGGCGCATCAACATCTCCTTTCCGTTCCAGAGAGTTCTTCCACTTTGTTCAATCTTTAGAACTGAAAAGTAAAGAAATTCTCCCATCTTCTTTCATACACGATTTTGAGCAAGAGAAGTCTAAGGTTATAAGATCTAATAGTAATTGGGACAGCTATTTAATCAACTTATTTCATTGCCTTCTTAAAGAGTTTCAGGTTGAGAAATCTGATGAGTCCACTTATCAGGATCTTACAGATTTTATAGAAGATGTATCAGGTAAAGATGATGGTCATTTCTCTAAAATTTTTGATAAGCATATAAATGATATTGATGCTGCTCAATCTGTAAGAGAAGTAGTGATTACAACTATGCATAAGGTAAAAGGCGTTGAGTTTGATGCCGTGATCATACCTCCTTCGTTCTCAGATTTTGCTTCTAGAGAAGACACTAATAGCGGAAGATTTAAAGAGTTGGTAGAAGAAGAAAGACGATTGCTTTATGTCGCTTATACTCGTGCGAGGTATAGGTTGGTAGTAATAAAGTTTGATCGGGAGCTCGCTATTGATGACAGTAGAAGTTTTGTTTTTTCTGCCGATGTTAGACAAAGGCTTGGTGTAGTTGTTCCGCAGCAAATTGATAAGCTCTTTATATCATGGGGTGCAAAAGAATTCAACAATAGCACCTTCAAACTTATAAATGATAAAGTATCAGTTGGCGACCCTGTAGAATTGATAAAGGATAACTTCGGTGGATGGGAGGTAAGGTGGAGGAACATTCAAATTGGTAAACTTAAATCTAATCAATTAAGCCATACAATCCAGCATAACACTCTTAAAGGATTTAACATCTCAAGTATTGTATACTACACACATGCAGAGTCAATGGATTATGATGAGCGGCATGGAACCTCATATACTAAAAACAGTTGGGGACCAAGTGCAGTTGCAAGAGGCTATATATACTTAGTTGATTTTTCTGGTTATGGTCAAGCTTAG